The genomic stretch CCTCACCGAGGCCGGCGCGCGGGAACGCTACGGCCCGCGCGAGGCGCACCCGCAGGCGTACGCGCAGCTCGACCACGAGCTGAACATGATCGAGGAGTTGGGCTTCCCCGGCTACTTCCTGGTGGTCTACGACATCGTCGACTTCTGCCGGCGGGCGGACATCTACTGCCAGGGCCGGGGTTCGGCGGCGAACTCGGCGGTCTGCTACGCGTTGCGGATCACCAACGTGGACGCGGTCCGGCACCGGCTGCTGTTCGAGCGCTTCCTGGCCCCGGAACGCGACGGTCCGCCCGACATCGACGTGGACATCGAGTCCGACCGCCGGGAGGAGGTCATCCAGCACGTCTACTCCCGGTACGGGCGGGAGCACACCGCCCAGGTGGCCAACGTGATCTCCTACCGGCCCCGGTCGGCGGTGCGGGACGTGGCCAAGGCGTTCGGTTTCTCGCCGGGGCAGCAGGACGCGTGGAGCAAGCAGATCGACCGGTGGGGCGACGTGGCCACGGTGGACGTGCCGGAGATCCCCGAGCAGGTGATCGCGTACGCCAACGAACTGACTGGTGGCTCGGGGAGGTGGACGGGCTTCCCCCGGCACCTGGGCATCCACTCCGGCGGCATGGTGATCTGCGACCGGCCGGTGATCGAGGTCTGTCCGGTGGAGTGGGGCCGGATGCCCGGCCGCAGCGTGCTCCAGTGGGACAAGGACGACTGCGCCGCCGTCGGCCTGGTCAAGTTCGACCTGCTCGGCCTGGGCATGCTCTCCGCGCTGCACTACGGGTACGACATGATCGGGATGAGCCTGGACCTCGGCGACATGTCGCTGGAGGATCCCGAGGTCTACGACATGCTCTGCCGGGCCGACTCGGTCGGGGTGTTCCAGGTGGAGAGCCGCGCCCAGATGGCCACCCTGCCCCGGCTGCGTCCCCGGACGTTCTACGACCTGGTGGTCGAGGTGGCGCTGATCCGGCCCGGCCCGATCCAGGGCGGCTCGGTCCATCCGTACATCCGGCGCAAGAGCGGTCAGGAGGAGGTGACCTTCCCGCATCCGCTGATGCGTAACGCGTTGGAGAAGACGCTCGGCGTGCCGCTGTTCCAGGAGCAGCTGATGCAGCTCGCCATCGACCTGGCCGGGTTCGACGCGGCTGGGGCCGACGAGTTGCGTCGCGCGATGGGTGCCAAACGGTCGGTGGAGCGGATGGCGAAGATCGCCGACCGGCTCTACGGCGGCATGGCGGAGCGTGGCATCACCGGTGAACTGGCCGAGGACGTCTATCGCAAGCTCACCGCGTTCGCCAGCTACGGCTTCCCGGAGAGCCACGCGATGAGCTTCGCCTACCTGGTCTACGCCAGTTCCTGGCTCAAGCGCTACCACCCGGGCCCGTTCCTGGCCGCGTTGCTCAGCGCCCAGCCGATGGGCTTCTACTCGCCGCAGACCCTGGTCGACGACGCCCGCCGGCACGGTGTGGAGGTACGCCGCCCGGACGTCAACGCCAGCGGCGCGAAGCCGGTGCTGGAGTCCACCCCGCAGACCCGGTGGGGCAGCCAGCCGGGGGAGCCCCCGCACGCCTGGGGGCTGGGCGGGCCGGCCGTACGGCTGGGGCTGTCCAGTGTGCGTACCCTCGGCGATCCGGTGGCCGAGCGGATCGAGGCGGAACGGGCGGCGCACGGGCCGTACCGCGACATGCCGGATCTGGCCCGGCGGGTGGGTCTGACCGTGGCCCAACTGGAGGCGCTGGCCACGGCGGACGCCTTAGCCTGTTTCGGGCTGAGCCGGCGGCAGGCGCTCTGGGCGGCCGGCGCGGCGGCGCAGGACCGGCCGGGTCGCCTGCCCGGCACGGTGACCGGCGCGACCGCGCCCACCCTGCCCGGCATGGAGGAGGTGGACCGGCTGGTCGCCGACGTGTGGGCCACCGGGCTGTCCCCGGAGCACCACCCGGCCCGGTTCATCCGTCCCCGGCTGGACGCCCTGGGCGCGGTACCGATCGACCGGCTGGGGCGGGTGGAGCCGGGTCGGCGGATCCGGGTCGGCGGGATCGTCACCCACCGGCAGCGCCCGGCGACCGCAGGCGGGGTCACCTTCCTCAACCTGGAGGACGAGACCGGCATGCTCAACGTCACCTGCTCGCCGGGGCTGTGGCAGCGGCACCGGCGGGTGGCCCGGACCAGCGCCGCGCTGGTGGTGCGCGGGCTGTTGCAGCGGCACGAGGGAGTGGTCAACCTGGTCGCCGACCGGCTGGACGCGATCGAGCCGCCGGTCAGCCCGGTGTCCCGTGACTTCCGCTGACCGGCGCGCGCCCGGACGGCGTGCCTCGCCGTACGTGATCGGCGGGGCAGGCCCTAGACGAGTAGTTCCGAAGTCAGGGGTCGATGTCTGGGCATGAAGAGAGGGCATCCAAGATCATGGTGTGACGCAAGACCTGGATACCCTCTTGACCGCACTGTACGTGAAGATCGACGACAGCATCCGCACCCCCCGGTGGCGGGGACGGCCGCCGCTACTGACCGACTCCGAACTGGTATGCCTCGCGGTGGCGCAGGTCCTGCTCGGTGCCCGCTCTGAGGCGCACTGGATCCGCTACGCCCGTATCCACCTGCGCCCCTGGTTTCCCTACCTGCCGCAGCGGCCGGGCTACAACAAACGGCTCCGCGCTGCCCTGCCGCTGATCAAAAAGGTCATCCGGGACCTGGCCCGCGACAGTGACTTCTGGTTCGACCACCACTGGATCGTCGACTCCACCCCCATCCCGTGCGGCATGTCCCGCCCCACCGCCCAGCGCTCAGACCTCGCCGGCTGGGCCGGATACGGCTACTGCGCCTCCCATTCCCGCTTCTTCTGGGGACTCCGGCTCTACCTGGTCTGCACCCCGACCGGGATGCCGATCCTGTGGGCCCTCGCGAACCCGAAGATCGGCGAGCGAGAGGTCCTCGCCGCGATGCTGGACGTCGAGGCCGGCGTGGTGGCAGAGCACGACAGGATCCTGCTGATCAGCGACAAGGGATTCGCCTCCAAGCCATTCGAGCGGCAGTTGGCCGAGCAGGGCATCGAACTGCTGCGCCCGTCCCGCAAGAAGGAGAAGGCCCGCTACGGCGAGCCGATGCTCAAGAAGGTCCGCCAGTTGATCGAGTCGGTCAACGACACCCTCAAAGGCCAGCTTGACCTGGAACAACACGGCGGACGAACCTTCGACGGTGTGGCCGTCCGGGTCGCCCAACGCCTCCTCGCCATGACCGCGGCGATCTGGCACAACAACAAGACCGGCGCACCCGTCACCCGGTCACTGATCGCCTACGACCACTGACCGCAATTCGGAACAACTCGTCTAGGCTCGACCGGGTGGAACAGACCCCGAATCTGGCCGGGCCGCCGCTCACTCCCCGTACCGCCGTGGTCTGGTCGGTGCTCCGCGCCGAGTTGGACCGCCGGCCCGCCACCGAGCTGACCGTGCTCGACGTCGGCGGCGGCACCGGTGGCTTCGCCGTGCCGCTGGCCCGCGCCGGGCACCGGGTCACCGTGGTGGACGCCAGCCCCGACGCGCTGGCCGCGCTCAGCCGCCGGGCCGCCGAGGCCGGGGTGGCGCAGCGGGTACGCGCGGTGCAGGGCGACGGTGACGCGCTCGCCGGACTGGTCGAGCCGGCCAGCGTCGACCTGGTGCTCTGCCACGCCGTCCTGGAGGTCGTCGACGACCCGGCGCCGGTGGTGGCCGCGCTGGCCGGGGCGCTGCGGCCGGGCGGCGCGGCCAGCGTGCTGGTCGCCGGGCGGGCGGCCGCGGTGCTGGGTCGGGCGATGAACGGCCACCTGGACGTGGCGGCGGCGCTCGCCGCCGACCCCGACGGCAGCGCCGGCCCCCGCGACACGCTTCGTCGACGCTTCGACGCCGACGGTGCCACCACGCTGCTGGCCGCCGCCGGCCTCGCCGTCGAGGAGATCCACGGCGTACGCGTGCTCGCCGACCTGCTGCCCGCAGCCGTGGCGGACGGCCAGCCGGGTGCCCTGCTCGAGCTGGAACGGGCGCTGGCCGCCCGGCCGCCGTGGCGGGACCTGGCGGCGCAGCTGCACCTGTTCGCCCGCCGTCCGGCATGACCGGCCCGGAGGAGTCGGCCGTGCGCCCCCCGGTGTCAGGAGGGGGCCCTTCCTATGCGCCAGGCGTTAACAAGGTGCCCTTCCTTGCACCTGTCGCGCCGGAGTACGGCGGGGGGAGCATCGCCGACGTGCTGCCGAGCGCGCTCGCGGTGCTCGGTGTGCCCGGTGCCGCCGACCTGCTCGACCTCGGTGCCGACCTGTCCGGCGTACGCCGGATCGCGGTGCTGCTGGTCGACGGGCTCGGCTGGTACCAGATCCCGACCGCCGCGCCGTACGCGCCGACCCTGGCCGGGCTGACCGCAGCAGCCGGTCGACCACTGACCTGCGGTTTTCCCTCCACCACTCCGGTCAGCCTGGTCACCCTGGGCACCGGGGCGGCACCCGGCGCACACGGGGTGCTCGGCTTCACGCTGCGCGTCCCCGGCACCGAGCGGGTGCTCAACCACATCGAGTGGTCCGGCGACCCGGCGCCGCTGCGCTGGCAGCCGGTCGCCACCCAGTTGGAGCGGGCCTGGGCCGCCGGGGTGGCGGTGACCGTGGTCAGTCGGCCGGAGTTCGGCGGCAGCGGCCTGACCCTGGCCGCGAACCGGGGCGGGGACTACCGGGGCGCGGCCGGGGTCGACGCGGTGGCCACCACGATGCTGGCTGCGCTGACCGCCGGCAGCGGCCCCACCCTGGTCTCCGGCTACCACCCGGACGTGGACCGCGACGGGCACCTCAGCGGTGTCGACTCGGTGCCCTGGCGGGCCTCGGTGGCCGAGGTGGACGGTCTGCTGGCCCGATTGGTGGACGGGCTGCCGTCGGACGGGGCGTTGCTGGTCACCGCCGACCACGGCCAGCTCGACGTGCCCGCCGGGCACCGGTTCGACCTGGACACCGACCCCCGGCTGACCGACGGGGTGCGGGTGGTCGCGGGTGAGCCCCGGGTGCGCTACCTGCACACCGCGCCGGGTGCCACCGCCGACGTGGTGGCCGCCTGGTCGGCCGTGCTCGGCGACGCCGCCCGGGTGCTGCTGCGGGACGAGGCGGTGGCCGCCGGCTGGTTCGGGCCGGTGCCCGAGGCACACCTGGAGCGGGTCGGCGACGTGGTGGTGGTCTGCAACGACACGTACGCCGTGCTGGCCAGCCGGTCGGAGAGCCCGGTGGTGTCCCGGCTGGTGGCCTTCCACGGCGCGGACACCGCGGCCGAGATGACGATTCCGCTGCTGGTGCTGCGGGGCTGACCGGCCGTCCTGTCCCACCTCGGGGTTAACCTGCCGGGGTGGGACGCAGCCAGTCGTTGCCCCGGGGCGGCGATCCCCGGTTCGGGCCGGACGCCGACGATGCCGGGTGCCCGATCCTGCACGTCGACATGGACGCCTTCTTCGCCTCGGTGGAGGTGCGTCACCGGCCGGAGTTGCGCGGCCGGGCCGTCGTGGTCGGCGGGGTCGGCCCGCGCGGCGTGGTCAGTTCGGCCAGCTACGAGGCCCGGCGGTACGGCGTACGCAGCGCGATGCCGACGATGCGGGCCCGGGTGCTCTGCCCGCACGCGGTCTTCCTGCCGCCCGACTTCAGTCGCTACTCGGCCGCCTCGCGGGCGGTCATGCAGATCTTCCGGGACATCACGCCGCTGGTCGAGCCGCTCTCCCTGGACGAGGCGTTCCTGGACGTCGCGGGTGCCCGGCGGCTGTTCGGCCCGCCGGCCGCGATCGCCCGTCGGATCCGCGAACGGGTCGCCGCCGAGCAGGAGCTGACGTGTTCGGTGGGGGTGGCGTCGAGCAAGTTCGTGGCCAAGCTCGGCTCGACCCGGGCCAAGCCGGACGGCCTGCTCGTGGTCCCGGCCGCCCAGGTCCTCGACTTCCTGCATCCGCTGCCGGTCGCCGCCCTGTGGGGAGTGGGGGAGCGGGCCGAGCAGAGCCTGCTGCGGCTCGGTCTGCGTACCGTCGGCGACCTGGCCCAGGCGCCGCTGGGGATGCTGCGGACCGCGGTCGGTGCGGCGGCGGCCACGCACCTGCACGAGTTGGCGTGGGGGCGCGATTCGCGTCGGGTCAGCCCGGAACACGCGGAGAAGTCGGTCGGCGCGGAGGTCACCTTCGACGTCGATGTCCATGATCCGACCGAGATCCGGCGCACCCTGCTGGCGCTCGCCGAGAAGGTCGGTGGCCGGCTGCGTGCCGGCGGGCAGGTGGGGCGCACCGTGTCGCTCAAGGTGCGGATGGCCGATTTCCGCACCGTGAGCCGGTCGCGCACCCTCGACGTGCCCACCGACGTGGCGCGGGAGATGTTCGACACGGCCTGGTCCCTCTACACCGCTCTGGCCCCGGGTGAGCAGATCCGCCTGGTCGGCGTCCGGGCGGAGGGTCTCACCCCGGCGGACGAGACACCCCGGCAGCTCGCGCTCGGTGCGCCCGAGCGGGGCTGGCGGGAGGCGGAGGTCGCGGCCGACGCCGCGGCTGCCCGATTCGGGCGGTCCGTCATAGGACCGGCCAGTCTTCTCCGCGGGCGTGATCCCCGGCGAAATGAAAATCCGACGCGGCCGTAGGTCGTCCCGCTTTCCGACGCGCGAGGGCCCTCGTAGACTTGGGGGTAAGCAGCCGGTTGGCTGCCACGGTCTGTCGGTCCGACCGGACCGACCAACGTGACCGGGGAGGAGTGCCGTGCCGCTCTCGGAGCACGAGCAGCGGCTGTTCGAGCAGATCGAGCGGTCGCTTGCCGAGGACCCCAAGTTCGCCTCGGCCGTGCGCGCCAGCGACCCGCGTTTCCACGCGCGGCGTCGCCTGCTCGTCGCTGCCGGCGTGATCGTCGCTGGCCTGGCGTTGTTGGTCTATGGCGCGGTGATCAAGACTCCGCCGTTGGCAGTGGCGGGATTCGTTCTCATGCTGGCCTCGGCTGCGTTCGCGGTGCAGTCGCACCGTCGGGCGCAGTCACCGGACCTGCACGTCGTCGGAGGCACGGCGAGTCGTCGCCGGTCCCGAGGACGGTCCGGCCGCCGATCGGGTGGTTTCCTCGATCGGATGGAGGACCGGTGGCGTCAGCGCCCGGAGGGGCACCGCTGACCCGCTGCTCCTCCACGGCGGGGCATCCGTCCCGGACCTGACCGGTCCGGGGCGTTCCGGCGCCTGGCGGACGTGATGTCGTCCGGGTGCCGGTCAGGGTGCTCGGGCGGAGACGACGACGTGGCGCGCTGACGGTTGCCCACCGGGCGGTGATCTGAGAGACCACAACGGGCCGGGTGCCGGTGGACGTCCACCGGCACCCGGCCCGTCTCGTCTGCCCCGGTCCGGGCGGTCGCTCAGCGGCTCATGCGGTTCGCGATCAGCCGGCGCGGACTGAACCGCAGTAGCCGGTGGCGTACCTGACCGCCGGAGTTCACCAGCCGCGACGAGGCGTCCGCGACAGTGGTGCGCCAGCGCTGCAACACCGACGGCGGCAACACGGTCGCCATCAGCCGGGTACGCCGATCGGCCCGCTCGGCCAGGGCACCGCGTACCGTCCGCAGGGCTGCGGGCAGCGGTTCCCCGGTCAGCGGGTCGCGCGCGTACCGGGCCCGCTCCTCGGCGCGGCCGAGCAGGCGGGCCGCCGACCCGGCCCCGGTCTCCGGGTCGAGGGCCTCCCGGACCAGCCGGTCGGCGGTCGCCCGGGGGGTCTCCGTCCGGTCCACCCGGATCCGGTAGTCGACCAGGGTGTCGAGCAGTTCGTCCCAGGCGGCGTGTGCGTCCGCCCGCGCCCGGTCCGGGTCGGCGCCGACCGTCACCGCCGGCCGGTGCTCCCCGGTGGCGCTCGCCTCCGACGCGTCGACCGTCCGGATCACCGGTGCGGGCCGGCCCCGACGGTGGCGCAGCGCGAGCCGGCGCAGCGCCGGCACGGCGAGCAGGGTCAGCAGGGCGAGTACGCCGACGGCGAGCAGCCAGGGCCACCGCGGCGCCTGCTGCGTGGGCGTGCCCGGGGCGGCGCCGACGGTCGGGTCGTCGCCCTCCTCGAACTGGTTCGGTCCGGCGTCCGGCCCGGCCGACGGGTCGTCCGCGTCGGGCGTGTCCGTGGCGTCGGTCTGCGGGGTGTTCTCCTCCGGGGCGTCGACGTCCGGTGCCCAGGCGGAGCGGGCCGAGCCCGGCACGCCGTAGGTCGGGGTGGCGTCGAACGGCACCCACCCGATCTGGTCGAAGTACACCTCGGTCCAGGCGTGCAGGTTCCGGTTGGTCAGGGTGAGGGTGTCCCCGGTGCGCCGGTTGCCGTTGGTGAACCCGAAGGCCACCCGGGCCGGGATGCCGGCGTCGCGGACCATCCAGGCCAGTGCCGCCGCGTACTGCTGGCAGTAGCCGGCCTTGTTCTCCAGGAAGTCGAGGATCTCCTGCCCGCTGGTGCCCTGTTCGGTGCTGAGCTGGTAGGTGAAGCCGTTCTCTTCGGAGAAGTAGTCGTAGATCGCGCGCACCTTGTCGTACTCGGTGCGCTTGCCCCGGATCAGTTCGGCCACCAGCGCCCGCACCTCGGGCACGTCGGGGGTGACGGTCTGCTGGACCCGCAGGGGGGCGTCGGCCGCCAGTTGCCGGGCGGAGCGCAGGGCCTGCGGCGTGAACGTCGAGCGGACGTAGTCGAACGAGTACGACTTCTCCCGGGAGTTCTCCCGGTTCGAGAAGACCACCTGCAGGTCCTGGTCGTAGAACCAGCTCCGGTTCAGGTCGGTGAAGTCGACCGGCTCGGCGTACACCGGCAGCAGCGGCATGGCCAGGGCCCGGGTCACCTCGACGGTGGCCTCGTGCCGGGTCCGTTCGACACCCTGGATCGGCTGTGCCGACGGGTCGGGCAGCTCACCGGTGACCTGGCGGCCGTTCGGGCCGCGTACCCGGAAGCCGTCGCCGCGCAGCTCGTCGGCGACGCCGAAGCGCAGATAGAACGGATCCTCCTCGGTGGTGGTCACCTTCACCAGGTCGGTGGTCTCGGACTGGTTGAGCGTGCCGCTGAGCGCGGCGAACAGGTCGACCCGGCCGGGAGAGCCGCCGAAGCCCTGCCCGCCCAGGCCGTTGCCGACGCCCGAGTTGAAGTTGTTCATCAGGCCGGAGGTCATCCCCGGCACGGCCAGCGGCACCAGCACGGCCAGCGCGAGGCCCACCACCGCCAGCCGCCGTCCGGCGGCGGCCAGCGGGGACGCCTCCCAGACGTCGACGTCGCGGCCGTCCCCGGTGAACCGCCGGCCGAACCGCCGGACCCGGTCGACGTTGTCGGTGACCAGCAGCCAGAGGAAGCCGGCGGCGCCGATGGCGAACGGCAGCGGCGGGACGCTGTCCACGTAGACCGCCACCGGCACCGAGTAGATGGCCAGCATCGGCAGACCGGCCAGGGCGGGCCGGCGCAGCCCGACACAGAGCACGTCCACCAGCACCGCGACGCCGCCGACGCCGAGCACCGTGATGAACAGCAGCGGGTCGGTGTCCGGCACCTTCACGCCGTGCGAGCGCATGTCGTCGACCGAGTTGCTGAGCAGCTCGGCGAAGTGCCCGAAGGTGGCCGGCGTGGGCAGCACCGCGAGCAGTTCCTCGCCGCTGGGAAAGAGCCAGGTCAGGGCCAGGGCGAGGCCGGCGACCATGGCCAGGATCTGCGCCCACAGCGGGGTCCGGCCGAGCCGGGCCAGGGCCGCCGCGGCGGCCACCGCGGCCACCGCGATGACGGCCTGCACCAGCCAGGTCCACCGTTCGAAGATGGCCGACAGGGGCGCGGCGGCGAGCAGGGTCGCGGCGGCGGCCACCAGACCCAGGTTCCGATGGGCGATCATGAGGGGGACCTTCCGTTCATCGCACGCCGCCGGCCACCGTCTCGGCCATCGCGGCCCGCAGGGCGAAACCCTGCGAGCCCCGGCCGGCCTGCGGCCAGAGCGCTGGCAGCCGACCGCCGTGGTCGACGCCGATCACCCGCCAGCCGGACTGCATCAGCGCCAGCGCGGCGGTGTCGTGTGCCTGGTCGGCCTCGGTCCGGGCCTGCGCCGGCAGGTTCAGCCAGGCGGAGCTGTCCAGCAGGAAGCAGACGCAGGTGGCGCCGTTGGCCCGCAACCCGGACAGCACCTCCGCCTCGGCCGTGCTCAGCGACCCGAAGACGCCGATGATCAGGCCGCCGTCGGAGCGCTGCCGGACGTGCTGCACCAGGGTGGTGATCTCGACGCGTTCGTCCAGCCGGACCTCCGCGAGATGGTCGAGCAGCAGGCCGTCACCGGCGCCCTCGGTCGCGTCCACGTCCGCGCCGGAGCCGGTGACCAGGCGCAGCTTGTAGCCGCCCTGACGCAGGTGGACGGCGATGCTGGCGGCGGCCGAGACCGCCCACTCGAAACTGGCCGTCGGGCCGTCGCCCTGGTGGCCGTACGCACGGGTGTCCAGCAGGACGGTCGCGCGGCTCTCCCAGGGCTGTTCCTCCCGGCGCACCATCAGATCCCCGGTGCGCGCGGTCGACTTCCAGTGCACCCGGCGCAGGTCGTCGCCGCGCCGGTACTCGCGGGTCGCCGCGTCGTCCTCGCCGTGCACCGCCACCGAGCGGGCCCGGCTCTCGCCGCTGCCGGCGTACTCACCGGGCAGCCGCACCGCCGGCAGCGGCGCCACCTGCGGCACCACGGTCAGCGAGTCGGTGCCCGGGAAGGCCCGGCTCAGTTCGCACAGACCGAACGGGTCGGTCATCCGGACCACCAGCGGCCCCACCTCGTACCGGCCGCGCACGTCGGCCCGCACGGTGTACGCCACCGAGCTGGCCTGGTGCGCGCCGAGCCGTTCCAGCACCACCCGGGGCCGGCTGCCGAGCGCGTACGGCAGCCGGTCCTCCAGCAGCAGGGTGCCGGTCGGCAACCGGGACAGGTTCTGCAACCGCAGCACCATCCGGGCGGTGGCGCCGACCGGCGCCCGGTGCGGGTCCAGTGAGCGGTGGCAGGCCAGCTTGTAGCGGCTGCGACCGACGTAGAGCGCGGCGAGCAGCGGGAGGACGGCCAGCAGCACGGCCACCCGCAGCAGGTCCTTCTCGCCGAGGATGCCGGCGGAGACGGCGGCCGCCAGCGCGGCGGCCAGGAAGGAACGACCGCGGGTGGTCAGGCCGCGTAGGCCGTCTCGCACGTCACGGCCTCCGGGGTTCGAACGGAGCCCGGCCGTTGCCGGCCGGTGGCCGGGTGTCGTACGGCGAGCGGTTGCGGTCGTGCGGCAGCGGCAGCCGGTGCACCAGGTCCGCCACGATCGCGTCGGTGGTACGCCGGGCGAGCTGGGCGTCGGCGGTGGGGATGAGCCGGTGCGCCAGGACCGGTACGGCGAGCACCTGGAGATCGTCGGGGAGCACGTAGTCGCGCCCGTCGAGGGCGGCCACGGCACGGGCGGTGCGCAGCAGTTGCAGGGTGCACCGGGGGGACGCGCCGAGTCGCAGGTCGGGTGCCTCGCGGGTGGCGGTGACCAGGTCGATCGCGTACTGCTTGACCGCGTCGGCGACGTGCACCTGCCGGACGTGACCGATCAGCCGGCGCACGGTGTCGGCGTCGGAGACCGGGCGCAGTGCCGGCAGCGGGTCCACCGCGCCGTGGCCGTCGAGCATGGCCAGCTCGGCGTTCGGGTCCGGGTAACCCATCGCGATGCGGGCGGTGAACCGGTCCCGCTGCGCCTCCGGCAGCGGGTACGTCCCCTCCATCTCGATCGGGTTCTGGGTGGCGATCACCATGAACGGGGTCTGCAACTGGTACGTCACCCCGTCGACGGTGACCTGCCGCTCCTCCATGCACTCCAGCAGCGCGGACTGGGTCTTCGGCGAGGCCCGGTTGATCTCGTCGCCGACGACCAGGTTGGCGAAGACGGCACCCGGCCGGAACTCGAAGTCGTGCGTCTCCTGGTTGTAGACGCTGACCCCGGTGACGTCGCTGGGCAACAGGTCGGGGGTGAACTGGATGCGGCGTACGGAGCAGTCGATGGACCGAGCCAGTGCCTTGGCCAGTTTGGTCTTGCCGACACCGGGCACATCCTCGATGAGCAGATGACCCTCGGCGAGCAGGACGGCCAGAGCGAGCCGCACGGTGGCGGTCTTGCCCTCGATGACCTGTTCGATGTTGGCCACGATGGCATCGCTCGCTGCGCGGAACTCGTCGTGCGGCAGCAGTCCGCCAACTTCGTCCCAGGTCTGTTGAGTCACGGGCCTCCTCCTCGTCGCCGTCACGGCAGCTCTGTATTGAGCACCTGGACCCGCCGTTGGGTTCGCGACGTGCGAGCCTCGTCTGCCGCAACAATCTCACTGGCCTCTCAGGCTAACCATGTTTCTCGCCAACGCCGACTGGCGCAGGTGTTTGGGCGCTTACAGAGCGATTTGTCGTTCACGCAGCGCATGTCGCCGGTTCTGCCGGGTAAGGAGCTCGGACCCGTCATCTGCGACAGGAGGGACATGTCGGAGACCACCTTGCCGATCAATCTCGGAACATGGCTGCTCGCGATCAGCCCCATCCTGCTGCTTCTCCTGCTACTCGCGGTGCTGCGATGGAAGGCGCCGCAGGCGGGGCCGGTCGGCATGTTCCTCGCCGTCGCGGTCGCCCTGCTGTTCTTCCGTGCGCCCTGGGAAGCGGTCGCGGTGGGCGCACCCTGGTCACTGCGGCGCTGTTGGCCCCGGTGACCCTGATGGCGGGCGCGACCATCGCGTGGATGGCCGGCAAGGGGCCGGCGTTGCGGCTGGCCTGGCCGTTCATCTTGATCATCTCCGCGATCCACGCCGGCCTCCAGTTCGTCATCATGTACTGGGAGCCGGTGCTGTCGACCTTCCTGGCCGCCACCGTGGCGCTGGTGGCCCTCTACCCGCTGTCCCGCTGGTCCCGCTATCGCGAGCCGGCCCAGGACGTCTCGGAGCGCCCGGCGATGAAGGAGGAGACCGAGACCGCCGAGGAAGAGGAGGAGCAGGCGCCGACGATGAGCCTGTCCTGGGCGCTGCTGCCGTACGCGGTGCTCACCGCCGTCGCGGTGTTCACCCTCGCGGTCCCGCCGGTCGAGGCGGCACTGGACCGCATCCAGTTCGGCTTCCCCTTCCCGGAGGTCGGCACCGGCTACGAGGTGGCCACCGAGGCGGAACAGCCCTACTCGGCGATCGCGCCGTTCACCCATCCGGGTTTCTCGTTGATCGTCGCGGTGCTGGTGACATGGATCGTCTTCCGCGCCAAGGGTTACTTCGCCGCCCGGGCCAAGCAGGACGGGCAGCAGCCGGTCTGGTCGAGCCTGGCGTCCGACGCCACGCCGGCATCGGTTGCCATCCTGTCCTTCCTGGTCCTGGCGGGCGTCATGGAGCACTCCGGGCAGACCGACGTGCTCGCCCAGGGCATCGAGCGGATCTCACCGCCCCTGCTGTACGCCTTCGCCGCCAACCTCATCGGCCTGGTCGGTGCCTTCATGACCTCCAGCAACACCGCCTCGAACGTCCTGTTCGGGCAGCTGCAGCAAGGCGTGGCGACGGGCACGGGACTGTCCGAGAGCGCAGTCATCGGGGCGCAGAGCGCCGGTGGCGCGATCGGCAACGCCATCGCCCCGGCCAACATCGTGCTCGGCACCGGCACCGCCGGCATCGTGGGCCAGGAGGGTGCGGTGCTGCGCAAGACCCTGCGGTGGACCCTCGCCGCGGCCGGGGTGATCGGCCTGCTGACCCTGCTGTTCGTCTGACGGAAGGAGTCGAGAATGACCGAACTGCGTTGGCTGCTGGTGGCGATGGTGCTCTTTCTTGCGGCGCTGCCCGCCTTGAGCCTGGGTACCGACGGCGACGTGCCGGCGCTCTGGGTCGCCGGGCTGGTCCTGGTGGCCGTCGCCGGCGCCATCCCGGTCGTACTGAGGTTCGCGCCGTCGGGCGGTGAGGACTGACATGGCCGACT from Micromonospora craniellae encodes the following:
- a CDS encoding alkaline phosphatase family protein gives rise to the protein MTGPEESAVRPPVSGGGPSYAPGVNKVPFLAPVAPEYGGGSIADVLPSALAVLGVPGAADLLDLGADLSGVRRIAVLLVDGLGWYQIPTAAPYAPTLAGLTAAAGRPLTCGFPSTTPVSLVTLGTGAAPGAHGVLGFTLRVPGTERVLNHIEWSGDPAPLRWQPVATQLERAWAAGVAVTVVSRPEFGGSGLTLAANRGGDYRGAAGVDAVATTMLAALTAGSGPTLVSGYHPDVDRDGHLSGVDSVPWRASVAEVDGLLARLVDGLPSDGALLVTADHGQLDVPAGHRFDLDTDPRLTDGVRVVAGEPRVRYLHTAPGATADVVAAWSAVLGDAARVLLRDEAVAAGWFGPVPEAHLERVGDVVVVCNDTYAVLASRSESPVVSRLVAFHGADTAAEMTIPLLVLRG
- a CDS encoding DNA polymerase IV is translated as MGRSQSLPRGGDPRFGPDADDAGCPILHVDMDAFFASVEVRHRPELRGRAVVVGGVGPRGVVSSASYEARRYGVRSAMPTMRARVLCPHAVFLPPDFSRYSAASRAVMQIFRDITPLVEPLSLDEAFLDVAGARRLFGPPAAIARRIRERVAAEQELTCSVGVASSKFVAKLGSTRAKPDGLLVVPAAQVLDFLHPLPVAALWGVGERAEQSLLRLGLRTVGDLAQAPLGMLRTAVGAAAATHLHELAWGRDSRRVSPEHAEKSVGAEVTFDVDVHDPTEIRRTLLALAEKVGGRLRAGGQVGRTVSLKVRMADFRTVSRSRTLDVPTDVAREMFDTAWSLYTALAPGEQIRLVGVRAEGLTPADETPRQLALGAPERGWREAEVAADAAAARFGRSVIGPASLLRGRDPRRNENPTRP
- a CDS encoding DUF3040 domain-containing protein: MPLSEHEQRLFEQIERSLAEDPKFASAVRASDPRFHARRRLLVAAGVIVAGLALLVYGAVIKTPPLAVAGFVLMLASAAFAVQSHRRAQSPDLHVVGGTASRRRSRGRSGRRSGGFLDRMEDRWRQRPEGHR
- a CDS encoding transglutaminase TgpA family protein, whose translation is MIAHRNLGLVAAAATLLAAAPLSAIFERWTWLVQAVIAVAAVAAAAALARLGRTPLWAQILAMVAGLALALTWLFPSGEELLAVLPTPATFGHFAELLSNSVDDMRSHGVKVPDTDPLLFITVLGVGGVAVLVDVLCVGLRRPALAGLPMLAIYSVPVAVYVDSVPPLPFAIGAAGFLWLLVTDNVDRVRRFGRRFTGDGRDVDVWEASPLAAAGRRLAVVGLALAVLVPLAVPGMTSGLMNNFNSGVGNGLGGQGFGGSPGRVDLFAALSGTLNQSETTDLVKVTTTEEDPFYLRFGVADELRGDGFRVRGPNGRQVTGELPDPSAQPIQGVERTRHEATVEVTRALAMPLLPVYAEPVDFTDLNRSWFYDQDLQVVFSNRENSREKSYSFDYVRSTFTPQALRSARQLAADAPLRVQQTVTPDVPEVRALVAELIRGKRTEYDKVRAIYDYFSEENGFTYQLSTEQGTSGQEILDFLENKAGYCQQYAAALAWMVRDAGIPARVAFGFTNGNRRTGDTLTLTNRNLHAWTEVYFDQIGWVPFDATPTYGVPGSARSAWAPDVDAPEENTPQTDATDTPDADDPSAGPDAGPNQFEEGDDPTVGAAPGTPTQQAPRWPWLLAVGVLALLTLLAVPALRRLALRHRRGRPAPVIRTVDASEASATGEHRPAVTVGADPDRARADAHAAWDELLDTLVDYRIRVDRTETPRATADRLVREALDPETGAGSAARLLGRAEERARYARDPLTGEPLPAALRTVRGALAERADRRTRLMATVLPPSVLQRWRTTVADASSRLVNSGGQVRHRLLRFSPRRLIANRMSR